One Miscanthus floridulus cultivar M001 chromosome 11, ASM1932011v1, whole genome shotgun sequence DNA window includes the following coding sequences:
- the LOC136494318 gene encoding brassinosteroid-responsive RING protein 1-like, whose product MHAAPVMTFPLVCYCNAVPRPVAALFKLLHAVALAFVLVLCFLGLYEFPYDPEDHAPVINGPPRLPRGDAPRPEAVKQRLPLVKFLELVASSSSSGAAEPTCRVCLERLESTDEVRRLGNCTHAFHTRCIDRWIDLGEVTCPLCRSHLLPRRRAGLLGMGMSWLG is encoded by the coding sequence ATGCACGCCGCGCCGGTCATGACCTTCCCGCTGGTCTGCTACTGCAACGCGGTGCCGCGCCCCGTGGCAGCGCTGTTCAAGCTCCTCCACGCCGTGGCGCTGGCGTTCGTGCTGGTGCTCTGCTTCCTCGGCCTCTACGAGTTCCCCTACGACCCCGAGGACCACGCGCCGGTCATCAACGGCCCGCCCCGCCTCCCACGCGGGGACGCCCCGAGGCCGGAGGCGGTGAAGCAGCGGCTCCCGCTCGTCAAGTTCCTGGAGCTGGTGGCTTCATCGTCGTCGTCGGGGGCGGCGGAGCCGACTTGCCGGGTGTGCCTGGAGAGGCTGGAGTCGACGGACGAGGTGCGGCGTCTGGGCAACTGCACCCACGCGTTCCACACGCGCTGCATCGACCGCTGGATCGACCTGGGCGAGGTGACGTGCCCGCTGTGCCGCTCCCACCTGCTGCCGCGTCGGCGCGCCGGCCTACTTGGCATGGGCATGTCATGGCTCGGCTAG